Proteins co-encoded in one Medicago truncatula cultivar Jemalong A17 chromosome 8, MtrunA17r5.0-ANR, whole genome shotgun sequence genomic window:
- the LOC11423042 gene encoding uncharacterized protein yields the protein MSATMISDPMIISTPETQSTTSSILVAQSEVEFAICECCGLTEECTPAYIERIRERYQGKWVCGLCGEAVKDEIVRSERLVSTEEAMTKHMNFCKKFNTSGPPPNPAVHLISAMRQILRRSLVRSTPSSPINKTTREIHGSGLARSESCFSTLSGS from the coding sequence ATGTCTGCAACAATGATAAGTGATCCAATGATTATTTCAACACCAGAAACTCAATCAACAACTAGTAGCATACTAGTTGCACAGAGTGAAGTTGAATTTGCAATATGTGAATGCTGTGGACTAACAGAAGAGTGCACACCAGCATACATAGAAAGAATCAGAGAAAGGTATCAAGGAAAATGGGTTTGTGGATTATGTGGTGAAGCTGTTAAAGATGAAATTGTAAGGTCAGAAAGACTTGTAAGCACAGAAGAAGCAATGACAAAACATATGAACTTTTGCAAAAAATTCAATACTTCAGGTCCTCCTCCAAATCCAGCAGTTCATTTGATTTCAGCTATGAGACAGATTCTTAGGAGGAGTTTGGTTAGGTCCACACCAAGTAGTCCTATTAATAAGACTACTAGAGAAATTCATGGTTCTGGACTTGCTAGGTCTGAAAGCTGCTTCTCTACTCTTTCTGGTTCTTGA